Proteins encoded by one window of Clostridium cagae:
- a CDS encoding NTP transferase domain-containing protein, whose translation MNLKELNILKILKILNKNNRLKQREISEKAEISLGTTNNIINYLLENNFIELNKIDYRNTEYIITEKGNKKIEETLIKTAVILAAGMGTRLQSITQSLIPKGFIEIEGRTLIERSIDNLLKNGIEKIIIVTGYLNEYYDKLSEKYKNVYTVKNKNYKNTGSMSSLAVASDFVEADFILLESDIIYEEMSIKELQDTNAKDCVLLSGETQSGDEVYVEVRNDNIYKISKDKHSLNNIYGELVGICKISSSLLNKMMLEFFKNTNPQYHYEYAIEDAAKNYIVGYKKIKDLVWAEIDDENHFNRVKNIIVPKLIYKGQL comes from the coding sequence ATGAATTTAAAGGAATTAAATATATTAAAAATATTAAAAATATTAAATAAGAACAACAGATTAAAACAAAGAGAAATATCAGAAAAAGCGGAAATTTCATTAGGAACTACTAATAATATTATTAATTATTTATTGGAAAATAATTTTATAGAACTTAATAAAATAGATTATAGAAATACAGAGTACATAATTACTGAAAAGGGAAATAAAAAAATAGAAGAAACTTTAATAAAAACAGCAGTAATACTTGCTGCTGGTATGGGGACAAGATTACAAAGCATAACTCAAAGTTTAATTCCCAAAGGCTTTATAGAAATAGAAGGTAGGACATTAATAGAAAGAAGTATAGATAATTTATTAAAAAATGGAATTGAAAAAATAATAATAGTAACAGGATATTTAAATGAATATTATGATAAGTTATCAGAAAAATATAAAAATGTTTATACAGTTAAAAATAAGAATTATAAAAATACAGGAAGTATGTCATCACTAGCAGTAGCAAGTGATTTTGTTGAAGCTGATTTTATATTATTAGAAAGTGATATTATATACGAAGAAATGTCTATAAAAGAGTTGCAAGATACTAATGCAAAAGACTGTGTATTACTTTCAGGAGAAACTCAAAGTGGAGATGAGGTTTATGTGGAAGTTAGAAATGATAACATATATAAGATTTCAAAGGATAAACATAGTTTAAATAACATATATGGAGAATTGGTTGGTATATGCAAAATTTCAAGCAGTTTATTGAATAAGATGATGTTGGAGTTTTTTAAAAATACAAATCCACAGTATCATTATGAATATGCAATTGAGGATGCTGCTAAAAATTATATAGTTGGTTATAAAAAAATTAAAGATTTAGTTTGGGCTGAGATTGATGATGAAAATCATTTTAATAGAGTAAAAAACATAATAGTTCCTAAATTAATATATAAAGGTCAGTTATAA
- a CDS encoding putative 2-aminoethylphosphonate ABC transporter substrate-binding protein, whose amino-acid sequence MKRRGYNLLCIFIIFASIFLGCGKSNQSNELTVYTTIEDEFLQEYLNTFKSKNPDVKLNIVRDSNGIIISKLMAEKDNSKADIVWGVAASNLSCLDKEGILQEYSPIGLENINEKFVDSNNKIPHWVGLNVWTTIFTVNKDEAVKKGIVIPKYYEDLLKSEYNGEIVMPNPESSGTGYFTVAAWIQMMGEENAWRFMDKLNKNIKSYQHSGAMPTKLAATGENVIGIGMDFQSLREEEKIPQITTIFPAEGLPWDIETVALIKKGNIKPEAKAFMDWTISSDAMEAYSKNKGIVTMNSCKSKVQGYPSDFSEKLINNDFNWMSENRERIIKEWNRRYGESK is encoded by the coding sequence ATGAAGAGACGAGGTTACAATTTACTATGCATATTTATTATTTTTGCAAGTATATTTTTAGGATGTGGTAAAAGCAATCAAAGTAATGAATTGACTGTATATACTACTATAGAGGATGAATTCTTACAAGAGTATCTTAATACATTTAAATCTAAAAATCCAGATGTTAAACTTAATATAGTAAGGGATTCAAATGGTATTATAATATCTAAGCTTATGGCGGAAAAGGACAATTCTAAAGCTGATATAGTGTGGGGTGTAGCTGCCAGTAACTTGAGTTGCTTAGATAAAGAAGGAATTCTGCAAGAATATTCTCCAATAGGATTAGAAAATATAAATGAAAAGTTCGTAGATAGTAATAATAAAATTCCACATTGGGTTGGACTAAATGTGTGGACAACTATTTTTACTGTTAATAAGGATGAAGCAGTAAAAAAAGGAATAGTAATACCTAAATATTATGAGGACTTATTAAAATCTGAATATAATGGAGAAATTGTTATGCCTAATCCAGAGTCTTCAGGAACAGGATATTTTACTGTAGCTGCATGGATACAGATGATGGGTGAAGAGAATGCTTGGAGATTTATGGATAAACTTAATAAAAATATAAAAAGTTATCAGCATTCAGGAGCTATGCCAACTAAGTTAGCAGCAACTGGTGAAAATGTTATAGGTATAGGTATGGATTTTCAGAGTCTGAGAGAAGAAGAAAAAATACCACAAATAACTACTATTTTTCCAGCTGAAGGACTTCCGTGGGATATAGAAACTGTTGCATTAATAAAAAAGGGCAACATAAAACCAGAAGCTAAAGCTTTTATGGATTGGACAATTTCTAGTGATGCTATGGAGGCTTATTCTAAAAATAAAGGAATTGTAACTATGAATTCATGTAAATCAAAAGTTCAAGGGTATCCTTCTGATTTTTCAGAAAAGCTTATAAATAATGATTTTAATTGGATGTCTGAAAATAGAGAAAGAATAATAAAAGAATGGAATAGAAGATATGGAGAATCAAAGTAA
- a CDS encoding ATP-binding cassette domain-containing protein: MYIEIKDIFKKFGKSEILNNISFDINKGEFLCILGPSGCGKTTLLRIISGLDKPNKGSIYVMDRDITNLEPSERNCGMVFQNYVLFPNMTAEKNIAYGLKNKKMSKVSIYKKIEEVLNLVGLFDLKDKYPHQLSGGQQQRVALARAIAVTPDLLLLDEPLSALDAKSRESLREELKILQKKLGITTIMVTHDQEEALIMADRIMIMNKCEIIQIGTPIQVYNNPKNKFIAEFMGNTNFLNKDGKIYAVRPEDVEYSLSEKKDFYPAVVKTIEFRGAFYRIMLELEHIAYNAKNIFLDLGAKKKELININEGMKIFIKLQENIILDN, encoded by the coding sequence GTGTATATAGAGATTAAAGATATATTTAAGAAATTTGGCAAATCTGAAATTTTAAATAATATTTCATTTGATATAAACAAGGGTGAATTTCTATGTATTTTAGGTCCTAGTGGCTGTGGAAAAACTACATTATTAAGAATAATTAGCGGATTAGATAAACCAAATAAAGGCAGTATTTATGTAATGGATAGGGATATAACAAATTTAGAGCCTTCAGAGCGAAATTGTGGAATGGTTTTTCAAAACTATGTATTATTTCCGAACATGACTGCTGAAAAAAATATAGCGTATGGTTTAAAAAACAAAAAAATGTCTAAAGTTAGTATTTACAAAAAAATAGAAGAAGTGTTGAATTTAGTAGGATTGTTTGATTTAAAAGATAAATATCCTCATCAATTAAGTGGAGGACAACAACAAAGAGTAGCTTTAGCTAGAGCTATTGCTGTTACCCCTGACCTTCTTCTGTTAGATGAGCCACTTAGTGCACTTGATGCTAAATCAAGGGAGTCTTTGAGAGAAGAACTTAAGATATTACAAAAAAAATTAGGAATAACGACAATAATGGTTACACATGATCAAGAAGAAGCATTAATTATGGCAGATAGAATAATGATAATGAATAAGTGTGAAATAATACAAATAGGAACACCGATTCAAGTTTATAATAATCCTAAAAATAAATTTATTGCCGAATTTATGGGGAATACCAATTTTTTAAATAAGGATGGTAAAATTTATGCTGTAAGACCTGAAGATGTGGAGTATTCATTAAGTGAAAAAAAAGATTTCTACCCAGCAGTTGTAAAAACAATAGAGTTTAGAGGGGCATTTTATAGAATTATGTTAGAATTAGAACATATTGCTTATAATGCTAAGAATATTTTTCTTGATTTAGGAGCTAAGAAAAAAGAACTTATTAATATAAATGAAGGTATGAAAATATTTATAAAGCTTCAAGAAAATATAATCTTGGATAATTAA
- a CDS encoding putative 2-aminoethylphosphonate ABC transporter permease subunit, translating to MKIKYKLDFSKYILVIAIILFLAISLIAPLITLFIKAFYRNNIFIGLDNFKTYFTTASLMSSFKNSIFISIISTIISMILAFSFCYGIERTNIKFKKIFRIIALIPMFAPTMTYGIALIYIFGNKGISRKIFNITIPIYGKWGIILAEIIYIFPILFLIFSVAFKMIDKRLYEVAETLGASNIKQFFTVTLPSVKFSIISGFFTGLTMVFTDFGIPKVIGGNYNVLSTDIYKHVIGQQNITMGATAGIILIMPSIISFTINQMAKTNATTTYSKSANNNLKRNKTRDIVFTIFNIFVTFIMIGIFITIFLAAFLKSWPYDLRITSEWFKFSNFGISTLHMYINTIIVAFCTSIIGTIIVVFTAYFVERENKFIVIRKVVYAISLIPISLPGLAIGLAFILFYNNNINPFNFMYGSFSILILINIIHFFSVPFLLIMDSFKKVNKDFENISQLSGMPWYELLIKVIMPISKSAVIESFCYYFINSMVTVSAVVFLYTSKTMIFPIVMINKYDTGDIASTAAISVMIILTNVIFKIICNSIFKTKNTV from the coding sequence ATGAAAATTAAATATAAGCTAGATTTTTCTAAATACATACTTGTCATAGCTATAATTTTATTTTTAGCTATATCACTTATTGCGCCTTTAATTACCTTGTTTATAAAGGCGTTTTATAGAAATAATATTTTTATAGGGTTGGATAATTTTAAAACATATTTTACTACAGCTTCGTTGATGAGTTCATTTAAAAATAGTATTTTTATATCTATTATAAGTACAATTATATCTATGATTTTAGCTTTTTCATTTTGTTATGGAATTGAAAGAACTAATATTAAATTTAAAAAAATTTTTAGGATAATAGCACTTATTCCGATGTTTGCACCAACTATGACATATGGCATAGCGTTAATTTATATTTTTGGAAATAAAGGGATTTCAAGAAAAATATTTAATATTACAATACCGATTTATGGGAAATGGGGTATTATTTTAGCTGAAATAATATATATATTTCCAATATTATTCTTAATTTTCTCTGTTGCCTTTAAGATGATAGATAAAAGACTATATGAGGTGGCTGAAACACTTGGTGCTAGCAATATAAAACAATTTTTTACAGTTACACTTCCATCGGTGAAATTTAGTATTATTAGTGGCTTTTTTACAGGATTAACTATGGTTTTTACAGACTTTGGAATACCTAAGGTTATAGGTGGAAACTATAATGTATTATCTACAGATATATATAAGCATGTAATTGGACAACAAAATATTACAATGGGTGCTACTGCTGGAATTATTTTAATTATGCCATCTATAATTTCTTTTACTATAAATCAAATGGCTAAAACTAATGCTACAACTACTTACTCTAAAAGTGCGAATAATAATTTAAAAAGAAATAAAACTAGAGATATAGTTTTTACTATTTTTAATATTTTTGTAACATTTATTATGATAGGTATTTTTATAACAATATTTTTAGCAGCTTTTTTAAAAAGTTGGCCTTATGACTTAAGGATTACATCTGAATGGTTTAAATTTAGCAATTTTGGTATAAGTACTTTACATATGTATATAAATACAATAATTGTTGCTTTTTGTACTTCAATAATAGGAACTATAATTGTTGTATTCACAGCTTATTTTGTAGAAAGAGAAAATAAATTTATAGTTATTAGAAAAGTTGTATATGCGATTTCCTTAATACCGATTTCATTGCCAGGATTAGCAATAGGATTAGCATTTATATTATTTTATAATAATAATATAAATCCATTTAATTTTATGTATGGAAGCTTTTCTATATTAATTTTAATTAATATAATACATTTTTTCTCAGTTCCTTTTTTATTAATCATGGATAGTTTCAAAAAAGTAAATAAGGATTTTGAAAACATATCACAGCTATCGGGAATGCCATGGTATGAGTTGTTAATTAAAGTTATTATGCCTATTTCAAAATCTGCAGTAATAGAAAGTTTTTGTTATTATTTTATAAATTCAATGGTTACAGTTTCGGCAGTTGTATTTTTGTATACTAGTAAAACAATGATTTTTCCTATAGTTATGATAAATAAATATGATACTGGAGATATAGCAAGTACAGCAGCTATATCTGTTATGATAATTTTAACTAATGTTATATTTAAAATTATATGTAACAGTATTTTTAAAACTAAAAATACTGTGTAG
- the pseG gene encoding UDP-2,4-diacetamido-2,4,6-trideoxy-beta-L-altropyranose hydrolase, with translation MKIAIRADGGTKIGMGHIMRTLVLAKELSKTHDVFYICRVDNPLSDKYRIGIEKIKSWGFVVKTIRENFILFDLKDIKADFLITDSYDVDENYFNATKKMFNETAYIDDMCLYYFNVDFLINQNLDGVDFDYKVNTDTKLLIGSDYIMLREEFRGISKKYIKEKVNDIMITVGGADPFHITEQILDYIKNLDYKFHVVVGPSFEKDNYLKDFESLKVKLYYNANMYEIMQKCDIAISACGSTLYELSVCGVPTIGLITADNQQGLANKMDGLGIIKNIGWYNKLFKNKFIEDLTNLCNNIKIRREMSGKAQKFVDGNGVKRISLKLF, from the coding sequence ATGAAAATAGCTATTCGAGCAGATGGTGGCACTAAAATTGGTATGGGACATATAATGAGAACTTTGGTTTTGGCAAAGGAACTTTCTAAAACTCATGATGTTTTTTATATATGTAGAGTAGATAATCCTTTAAGTGATAAGTATAGAATAGGTATTGAAAAAATAAAATCATGGGGATTTGTAGTTAAAACAATAAGAGAGAATTTTATATTATTTGATTTAAAGGATATAAAAGCAGACTTTTTAATTACGGATAGTTACGATGTTGATGAAAATTATTTTAATGCAACTAAAAAAATGTTTAACGAAACAGCATATATAGATGATATGTGTTTATATTATTTTAATGTAGATTTCTTAATTAATCAAAATTTAGATGGTGTTGATTTTGATTATAAAGTTAATACTGATACAAAGCTACTTATAGGCTCAGATTATATAATGTTACGAGAGGAATTTAGAGGTATTTCTAAAAAGTATATAAAAGAAAAGGTAAATGACATAATGATAACTGTAGGTGGTGCTGATCCATTTCACATTACAGAACAAATTTTAGACTATATAAAAAATTTAGATTACAAATTTCATGTTGTTGTGGGTCCATCTTTTGAAAAAGATAACTATTTAAAAGACTTTGAAAGTTTAAAAGTTAAACTTTATTATAATGCTAATATGTATGAAATTATGCAGAAATGTGATATAGCTATATCAGCTTGCGGTAGTACTTTATACGAGTTATCAGTGTGTGGGGTTCCAACTATAGGGTTAATAACTGCGGATAACCAGCAAGGACTAGCTAACAAAATGGATGGGTTAGGTATTATAAAAAATATTGGTTGGTATAATAAATTATTTAAGAATAAATTTATTGAAGATTTAACTAATCTATGCAATAACATAAAAATAAGAAGAGAAATGTCTGGAAAGGCTCAGAAATTTGTTGATGGTAATGGGGTAAAGCGAATATCATTAAAGTTGTTTTAG
- a CDS encoding dTDP-glucose 4,6-dehydratase: protein MNILVTGGAGFIGRWVVKRLLDDGNKVVALDNLSNGQLENIKEFNGRDFKFIKGDIQNEADLDEVFKEKYDIIYHLGASINVQDSIDNPRTTFFNDTVGTFNILEKAKTQMFGKKGKMDGDGWIVDPSDDTYPCKVVFMSTCMVYDVADDKGIDESHPAKPVSPYGGSKIAAENMVLSYYNAYKLPTVVIRPFNTYGPFQKTGGEGGVVAIFINNSINGKNINIYGSGEQTRDLLYVKDCARFVVMAGYSQKVNGELVNAGTGRDVTVNELAEIIAKDRVKINHVKHIHPQSEIMKLKCNYSKAKQFMDWEPEYTLEQGIKETEQWINKTKLLK from the coding sequence GTGAATATATTAGTAACAGGTGGAGCAGGATTTATTGGTAGATGGGTTGTAAAAAGATTATTAGATGATGGTAACAAGGTAGTTGCATTAGATAATTTATCTAATGGTCAACTTGAAAATATAAAAGAATTTAATGGAAGAGATTTTAAGTTTATAAAAGGAGATATACAAAATGAAGCAGATTTAGATGAAGTATTTAAAGAAAAATACGATATTATATATCATTTAGGTGCATCTATAAATGTGCAAGATAGTATAGATAATCCAAGAACTACTTTTTTTAATGATACTGTTGGTACTTTCAATATACTTGAAAAAGCTAAGACTCAGATGTTTGGAAAAAAGGGGAAAATGGATGGGGATGGATGGATTGTAGATCCTTCAGATGACACTTATCCATGCAAAGTAGTTTTTATGAGTACATGTATGGTTTATGATGTAGCTGATGATAAAGGTATAGATGAAAGCCATCCAGCAAAACCTGTATCTCCATATGGTGGAAGTAAAATAGCAGCTGAAAACATGGTTCTTTCATATTACAATGCATATAAGCTACCAACTGTAGTGATAAGACCATTTAATACTTATGGACCTTTTCAAAAGACTGGTGGAGAAGGTGGAGTTGTAGCTATATTCATTAATAACTCTATTAATGGAAAAAATATAAATATATATGGTAGTGGAGAACAGACAAGAGACCTTCTTTATGTTAAGGATTGTGCTAGATTTGTAGTTATGGCAGGTTATTCACAAAAGGTTAATGGAGAATTAGTAAATGCGGGTACTGGTAGAGATGTTACTGTTAATGAACTTGCAGAAATTATAGCAAAGGATAGAGTTAAAATAAATCATGTAAAGCATATTCATCCACAAAGTGAAATAATGAAGCTTAAATGTAATTATTCAAAGGCAAAACAGTTTATGGATTGGGAACCTGAATATACACTAGAGCAAGGCATAAAAGAAACTGAACAGTGGATAAATAAAACAAAATTATTAAAATAA
- a CDS encoding flagellin, which yields MRLSHNMFSANIYNNYKKQLTNNSGAVNNISSGLKLNSAKDNPNKITQSQMLKIQVLSNSAARRNIEDTNSMIQTFDGAMAEMNDSLSRIKELTVQAGGGTLNTQDRQVIQNEIDQLTEHLDYMANNTEFNGVKLINESDGKVTSMIGSLEGELTTLPKFDLTAEGLGFKEKGTGKKLFDVTDANNVGKSLNIVDEAIQSVSSARSKYGAIQLRLEGTGDAISENSLSLEKSQSNIADADIAFEMLKFSESQILIQSSISLIAQSNNFPQDALNVLKNIR from the coding sequence ATGAGATTAAGTCATAATATGTTTTCAGCAAATATATATAATAATTATAAGAAGCAACTTACTAATAACTCTGGAGCTGTTAATAATATAAGTTCAGGTCTTAAGCTTAATTCTGCTAAGGATAATCCTAATAAAATAACTCAAAGTCAAATGCTTAAGATACAAGTTTTAAGTAATTCAGCTGCAAGAAGAAATATTGAAGACACTAATTCTATGATTCAAACTTTTGACGGTGCAATGGCAGAGATGAATGATAGTTTATCTAGAATTAAAGAATTAACAGTGCAAGCTGGGGGTGGAACATTAAACACTCAAGATAGACAAGTAATTCAGAATGAAATTGATCAATTGACAGAACATTTGGATTACATGGCTAACAATACAGAATTTAATGGAGTTAAGCTTATTAATGAAAGTGATGGTAAAGTTACTTCTATGATAGGAAGTTTAGAAGGAGAATTAACAACACTTCCTAAATTTGATCTTACTGCAGAAGGATTAGGATTTAAGGAGAAGGGAACTGGAAAAAAACTTTTTGATGTAACAGATGCAAATAACGTAGGAAAATCATTAAACATTGTGGATGAGGCTATACAGTCTGTATCTAGTGCAAGGAGTAAGTATGGTGCAATACAATTAAGACTTGAAGGTACAGGTGATGCTATATCGGAAAATAGTCTTTCGTTAGAAAAATCTCAAAGTAATATTGCCGATGCAGACATTGCATTTGAAATGCTTAAATTTTCAGAAAGTCAAATATTAATACAATCATCTATTTCTTTAATTGCTCAAAGTAATAATTTCCCTCAAGATGCGTTGAACGTTTTAAAAAACATTAGATAA